Within the Flavobacterium sp. CG_23.5 genome, the region TAATTTCGGACAAGGGCACTATTAATTTTGAAGCTTCGATACCATTATTTGAAGAAGTAAAAGCCATAAATGATAATACATCTTGCGTTTTGATTACGAAAACGGGCGAGATAACTTGTTTGGCCTACATCAAAAAATTTCAATTTGAAAGAAGTTTGATGCAGGAACACTTCAATAATAATTATATGGAAAGTGCCCGTTATCCAAAAGCTATTTTCAAAGGCCTAATTCAAAGATTTGACTTGAAGAATATCGACTCAAATTCGAAAGAGTACGAGATAAAAGGTAAAATTACTATTCATGGAAAATCAAAAGCAATTGTAGTTTCGGCAACCATTAAAAAAGTAGCCGAAGGAATTGAACTTATTTCTAATTTCCCATTAAATACCGATGATTTCAAAATTGAAATTCCTTATATAGTGCGAAGCAAAATAGCTAAAAATGTTAATACACAAATCCGTTGTGTTTTACAATAATCCTATTTTGCTAAACAATCCTTAATTGCTTCTTCCAGATTTTTAAATTTAAAATGAAAACCGGTTTTTTCAATTTTATCAGATGAAACTCTTCGTCCTGTTAAAACAATTTTTGACATTTCACCCATTGCTGTTTTTAATATAAAAGCAGGTACATTAGGTAACCAAATCTTGTAACCAAAAACTTTCGCTAAGGTTTTAGAGAAAATACTATTATTTGTATTGTCATTAATCGCTGCATTAAAAGGACCATTCATAGTTGGATCAATAATAGCTTGAAAA harbors:
- a CDS encoding YceI family protein, coding for MKKSTLLFLIFVSITTLAQEKLISDKGTINFEASIPLFEEVKAINDNTSCVLITKTGEITCLAYIKKFQFERSLMQEHFNNNYMESARYPKAIFKGLIQRFDLKNIDSNSKEYEIKGKITIHGKSKAIVVSATIKKVAEGIELISNFPLNTDDFKIEIPYIVRSKIAKNVNTQIRCVLQ